The DNA sequence CGAAATAGGCATCCATTCCGGCACGAATCGCTGCTTCAGCCAGCGCTTCGTTCCCTTTCATGAGTCGTAATTCACCCATACGGTAAACTCCTTTGGTCGGATATGCTCAAATTCGGAAAACTTCGGTTGTAAGAGACGGGACGCTGTCAGTTGGCCTGATCTTCGACACCGACCTGAATGGTCAGATCACCGGTTACATTACGCAACTCGGCGACCGGCGTCTTCTTGCCAGAACGATCTTCGCGGTATACCGTGATGACGGCATCCGGACAGACCAGCGAGCAGCTCTTGCAGCCATTACACACATCTTCGACCAGTACTGCGTAGTGATATCCCTGTTTGTTGATTTCGTTTGAAAGTGTGAGTGCATCCTGCGGACAGGCGACGACACAGAGTTCGCATCCCTTGCATTTCTCTATATCGATTTTGACGTCACCGCGGATTTTAGCCATACCAGACACTCCTGAATTATTATTGCTTACGGTGTTATCATGATAGTCCCGGCCGCTCGGGCGCGCCGGGATGAAAAGATTTGACGTTTGGGGCGGGTTACAGCGGCGGGGGCCATAGGTGCTTTATTATTCATCACTTCAGGTGCATGTTCCCGTCTCATTGAGCGGTACGGGAATAAAGACAAATGTACTCGAATTCCCGGTAGGAAACAAGACAGATTTGCCCGCTACCAACCGAGCAACCAGGCAAAAATCAGGGGTGCGACAATGGTCGCATCGCTTTCAATAATGTATTTCGGCGTATCGGTACCGAGCTTTCCCCAGGTGATTTTTTCATTCGGTACCGCACCGGAATAGGAGCCGTAACTGGTCGTGCTGTCGCTGATCTGGCAGAAATATGCCCAGAGCGGAACATTGGTGCGACGCAGGTCCTGGTGCAGCATGGGCACGACGCAAATCGGGAAATCACCGGCAATGCCGCCGCCGATCTGGAAGAAACCGAGGGGACGCTCCGCGGTGAAGGCGGTGTACCATTCCGCCAGCTGCATCATGTATTCGATGCCGCTGCGTACGGTATGCACATTCTTCACGTCTCCGGTGATGCAGTGGCCGGCGTAGATATTCCCCAGCGTGCTGTCTTCCCAGCCCGGGACGAAAATGGGGAGATCCTTCTCGGCAGCCGCCACCAGCCAGCTGTCTTTCGGGTCGATCATGTAATGCTCGGTAAGCCGACCCTCGCGAATAAGCCGGTACATGAATTCATGGGGAAACAGCGACTCCCCTTTCGCGTCCATTTCCTGCCAGAGGTCGAGAACCTTGAACTCGATGCGGCGCATCGCCTCCTCTTCGGGAATACAGGTGTCCGTGACCCGGTTCATGTGCTTTGATAGCAGTTCCTCTTCCATCTGCGGCGTCAGATCGCGGTAATGCGGTACACGCTCGTAATAGTCATGCGCGACGAGATTGAAAATGTCCTCTTCCAGATTCGCCCCGGTGCAGGTGATGGCGTGGACTTTGTCCTGCCGGATCATCTCGGCAAGGGACAGTCCGAGTTCGGCGGTACTCATCGCACCGGCAAGCGTCATGAACATGCCGCCGCCGCTGTCAAGCAGCTTCTTATACCCCTGTGCTGCATCCATCATGGCCGCGGCGTTGAAGTGACGATAGTGGTGTTCGAGAAATTCGGTAATGGGCTTGCTCATGGTATATCGTCCCTTGTACGGTGGAAAGTGCGTGGTACGGTGGAAAGTGCGTGGTACGGTGGAAAGTGCGTGAATGCTTATTCCGCGGCAAATACGCGGAGGAGACTGAATAGTAAGACAATGGATCGGAAACTCCATGCATAGACCCGTATCCAGTTGCCGAAAAGCAGACGCCTGTAGGCGCGTGCCTCAAATTCTTTCGCCAGCCGGCGATTCTGCGGAAAATGCACAAAAACACTGATGAGCCAGATGAGCAGCAGCAACCCCGCGCCGAGCGTCAGTGCATCACCCTGCAGCCAGGGATTCGGACGCAGCAGCCCGTAGATCACGCTGACACCTTCAAGCAGCATCACCGGCGCGACGACGAAGATGGTCAGTACCAGATGCGTCTCGAGATAGCGCGAGAAGCGGCCCTTGCCGACCTTGCGCATCAGTGGATAATGCACGATCTGCACAAACCAGATGATACCGGTCATGGAAAACGTGCACAGAAGCTGAAGGATGTACATCACGGCATCGATTTTCGAACTGTCTGGCATGGGTACCTCAGGCAAGCTGACGCATGATGAGTCGCGCGGCTTCCATCCCGGAGCGCGCAGCTCCTTCCACGCCGTTGAGACCGAACGCATCCCCGGCAATCGCAAGTGGGGGATCGGAAAACAGTTGCAGCGCAGGCTTTGGATGCGGCGCCAGCACCTGGCTGTAGCGCCAGCGATGCAGCTGGTATGCGCGGATGCCAACCCGCAGGATCAGCTGCGCCTCGTCAAGGATACGCCGCGCGACCGATTCGTCGTCGTCATCGAGATGCTCGGCGCTGAAGGAACCGGAGGCATGAATGGTCATGGCATGAACATCACCCGAAATTCCCTTGCGGCTGTTGTCCATTATGCGACGAAGATTGCCACGCTCAAATTCCAGCACCCCGTTCTCAGGGAGATCCGGCGCATCTTCACAGATGGCGAGTACGGCGATACAAGGCTCATACGTAAGCTGTTCGAGCAAGGAGCGCGTCTCTGCCTCGACCTGCAGCTGCGAGGCGTCGAGCAGATCCATCACCTGCGGAACCGGCGGAGTGAGGATGCAGCTCTCGGCGGTGATGGACGCGCCGTCTTCCGACTCGGCTGCCCAGTGGTCGGCGTGCTGCTGCAGGCGCACGATGCGTGTTGCGGTACGCACGTCCATTCCCTCTGCAATATGTTTGGGGATTGAGGTCATCGCGGGATGCCCGCAATAGCGTGCGGAGGAAAGGAAGCGCGGATCCATCTCATATGATCGAACGCGGAACCACTCCCGCGCGATGCCGTCGTCGAGCCATTCCGCAATGCGCGCCTGAAACCAGGCGCTCGAAGGAGCGAAGTACTGCGTCCCATGATCAAAGACGCCGCCTTCGAAACGCCGCGTTGCCATGCGTCCCCCGACGCCTCTTCCCTTATCGACGGCGATGACATGCACACCCTGGCGCTGCAGTTCCCGTGCCGCCATCAGTCCGGCAATGCCCGCACCCACAACGAGGCAGGATGTGTCTCGCGATTGTGTTTGTTCTCTCATCAACAATATCCGCGTTGCACAGCTGTGGGAATATGTTAGTGAATCCGCACGTCGTGAGCAACCCATCCCATCAGTGAAATTTTTCCTCCGTTACATGGAATACGGGTGGCAATCACTTATATTTCAGCAAAGCATTCATGAGGATACCCTCTTCTTCGTTCCTGGTGTAATGAAAATCACTCTATGTCCAAAAGGGGATGGCTGCGCAAGTTCGTGAGTATGTATGCTGCGTAATTCCCTCATCACATTCACTTTTAAGAGCCTCATGGCGGGAGTGCTGTTACTGTCGCCGGCGTCGTTGCGCGCGCAGTCTGCAGCCCCGGGCAG is a window from the bacterium genome containing:
- a CDS encoding ferredoxin family protein translates to MAKIRGDVKIDIEKCKGCELCVVACPQDALTLSNEINKQGYHYAVLVEDVCNGCKSCSLVCPDAVITVYREDRSGKKTPVAELRNVTGDLTIQVGVEDQAN
- a CDS encoding deoxyhypusine synthase family protein — protein: MSKPITEFLEHHYRHFNAAAMMDAAQGYKKLLDSGGGMFMTLAGAMSTAELGLSLAEMIRQDKVHAITCTGANLEEDIFNLVAHDYYERVPHYRDLTPQMEEELLSKHMNRVTDTCIPEEEAMRRIEFKVLDLWQEMDAKGESLFPHEFMYRLIREGRLTEHYMIDPKDSWLVAAAEKDLPIFVPGWEDSTLGNIYAGHCITGDVKNVHTVRSGIEYMMQLAEWYTAFTAERPLGFFQIGGGIAGDFPICVVPMLHQDLRRTNVPLWAYFCQISDSTTSYGSYSGAVPNEKITWGKLGTDTPKYIIESDATIVAPLIFAWLLGW
- a CDS encoding FAD-dependent oxidoreductase, translated to MREQTQSRDTSCLVVGAGIAGLMAARELQRQGVHVIAVDKGRGVGGRMATRRFEGGVFDHGTQYFAPSSAWFQARIAEWLDDGIAREWFRVRSYEMDPRFLSSARYCGHPAMTSIPKHIAEGMDVRTATRIVRLQQHADHWAAESEDGASITAESCILTPPVPQVMDLLDASQLQVEAETRSLLEQLTYEPCIAVLAICEDAPDLPENGVLEFERGNLRRIMDNSRKGISGDVHAMTIHASGSFSAEHLDDDDESVARRILDEAQLILRVGIRAYQLHRWRYSQVLAPHPKPALQLFSDPPLAIAGDAFGLNGVEGAARSGMEAARLIMRQLA